In one window of Gemmatimonadota bacterium DNA:
- a CDS encoding ArgE/DapE family deacylase, which translates to MSLIPRGDALALTRSLVAVDSRNPSLAPDGPGEGAVAELLARVLREWGFAVDLLEALPGRPNLLARIGGGHGGRSLLLNGHLDTVGVEGMTHAPHDPLIRDGRLYGRGACDMKAGIAAMCAAAAHAAAAIDLGGEVIIAAVADEEYASAGTRALLAMGITAHAAVVTEPTRLALCPAHRGFAWADITVAGRAAHGSRYDVGVDAITHAGLLLAELHAYEQEVLTTRTHPLLGRASLHAGTIQGGIGPSTYPDRCTFTVERRTLPGEQGADLGRELDAAIARVRARVPDFQAEYVLGVGQAPNDVSHEEPHVVALRTACAAAGEAAPIEGLSCWTDAALFTAAGIPAVCFGPGDIALAHAAEEYVPVDEIARATNVLTRFITEWCGPKGVAWGS; encoded by the coding sequence GTGTCCCTGATCCCCCGCGGCGACGCCCTCGCCCTGACGCGCTCGCTCGTCGCCGTCGACTCCCGCAATCCCTCACTCGCGCCCGACGGACCGGGCGAGGGGGCGGTGGCCGAGTTGCTGGCGCGCGTACTGCGCGAGTGGGGATTCGCGGTGGACCTGCTCGAGGCGCTCCCGGGCCGCCCCAATCTCCTCGCGCGCATCGGCGGCGGACATGGCGGGCGCTCGCTGCTGCTCAACGGCCACCTCGACACGGTGGGCGTGGAGGGCATGACGCACGCGCCGCACGATCCCCTCATCCGCGACGGCCGCCTCTACGGTCGCGGCGCCTGCGACATGAAGGCCGGCATCGCCGCGATGTGCGCCGCCGCCGCGCACGCCGCCGCGGCGATCGACCTCGGCGGCGAGGTGATCATCGCCGCGGTCGCCGACGAGGAGTACGCGAGCGCCGGTACACGCGCGCTGCTGGCGATGGGCATCACCGCGCACGCCGCGGTCGTCACCGAACCCACGCGCCTCGCGCTCTGCCCGGCGCACCGCGGCTTCGCCTGGGCGGACATCACCGTCGCGGGACGCGCGGCGCACGGATCGCGGTACGACGTCGGCGTGGACGCCATCACGCATGCGGGCCTGCTCCTCGCCGAGCTGCACGCCTACGAGCAGGAGGTGCTCACCACGCGCACGCATCCGCTCCTCGGGCGCGCGTCGCTGCATGCGGGCACCATCCAGGGCGGCATCGGCCCCTCGACCTATCCGGACCGGTGCACGTTCACCGTCGAGCGGCGGACGCTCCCCGGCGAGCAAGGAGCCGACCTCGGCCGCGAACTCGACGCGGCGATCGCGCGGGTGCGCGCGCGGGTGCCGGATTTCCAGGCCGAGTACGTGCTCGGCGTGGGACAGGCGCCCAACGACGTCTCGCACGAGGAGCCGCACGTGGTGGCGTTGCGCACCGCCTGCGCGGCCGCGGGCGAGGCCGCGCCGATCGAAGGGCTCTCCTGCTGGACCGATGCGGCGCTCTTCACCGCCGCGGGGATCCCGGCCGTCTGCTTCGGCCCGGGCGACATCGCGCTCGCGCACGCGGCGGAGGAGTACGTGCCGGTGGACGAGATCGCGCGCGCGACGAACGTGCTCACGCGCTTCATCACCGAGTGGTGCGGACCGAAGGGGGTCGCGTGGGGCAGTTGA
- a CDS encoding CoA transferase: MHLPLDGIRILDLSRVLAGPLAGMILGDLGADVIKIERPGTGDETRGWGPPFDERGESAYYLSANRNKLSVAADLALPADRALLERLIAGTDVVLENFRPGTLERRGLGADEMLRRHPQLIWCTITGFGLDSPRPGYDFVVQAESGWMAITGEAEGGPMKVGVALADVLAGKDAALAILGALVGRARTGAGHRAAHTSADRRLTVSLAHSATAALVNVAQNALVSGDEARRWGNAHPNLVPYELFEAADRPLVIAVGSDAQFVSCAQALGLDTLAHDASLATNAGRLAARARVVGAIAARVRSAPAAHWIARLEDAGVPCGVVKPVLEALKAVEASALTGVAPQAPGRVRRPPPRLDEQGAAVRATGWGAFSG, from the coding sequence ATGCATCTTCCGCTCGATGGCATCAGAATACTCGACCTTTCCCGCGTACTCGCCGGGCCGCTCGCCGGCATGATCCTCGGCGATCTCGGGGCCGATGTCATCAAGATCGAGCGGCCCGGCACCGGTGACGAGACCCGCGGCTGGGGGCCGCCGTTCGACGAACGCGGCGAAAGCGCCTACTACCTGTCCGCCAATCGCAACAAGCTCAGCGTCGCCGCCGACCTCGCCCTGCCGGCCGATCGGGCCCTTCTCGAGCGCCTCATCGCCGGCACGGACGTCGTGCTCGAGAACTTCCGGCCCGGCACCCTCGAGCGTCGCGGCCTCGGGGCCGACGAGATGCTCCGGCGGCACCCGCAGCTCATCTGGTGCACCATCACCGGCTTCGGGCTCGACAGTCCTCGTCCCGGTTACGACTTCGTCGTCCAGGCCGAATCGGGCTGGATGGCGATCACCGGCGAGGCGGAGGGAGGGCCGATGAAGGTCGGGGTGGCGCTCGCCGACGTGCTCGCGGGAAAGGACGCGGCCCTTGCGATCCTCGGGGCGCTGGTCGGGCGCGCTCGGACGGGCGCGGGCCATCGCGCCGCGCACACGAGTGCGGACCGGCGCCTGACGGTCTCGCTCGCGCACAGCGCGACGGCGGCGCTGGTGAACGTGGCGCAGAACGCGCTTGTCTCCGGCGACGAGGCGCGGCGCTGGGGGAACGCGCACCCCAACCTGGTGCCGTACGAGCTCTTCGAGGCGGCGGACCGCCCGCTCGTCATCGCGGTGGGGAGCGACGCGCAGTTCGTCTCGTGCGCGCAGGCGCTCGGGCTCGACACGCTCGCGCACGACGCGTCGCTCGCGACCAACGCGGGCCGCCTCGCCGCGCGCGCCCGGGTGGTGGGCGCGATCGCCGCACGCGTGCGCTCGGCCCCGGCCGCGCACTGGATCGCGCGGCTCGAGGACGCCGGCGTCCCCTGCGGGGTCGTGAAGCCGGTGCTTGAGGCGCTCAAGGCGGTGGAGGCCTCCGCCCTGACGGGCGTCGCCCCCCAAGCCCCCGGGCGCGTCCGCCGCCCACCGCCGCGGCTCGACGAACAGGGCGCCGCCGTCAGGGCGACCGGTTGGGGCGCGTTCAGCGGATGA
- a CDS encoding RNA polymerase sigma factor, with protein sequence MPQTSTEPTAPDESFDADQAVIDRVLAGDRNAFGILIERYSDPLYRHAYGMTGSADVAEDILQVSFIKAFHHLGEVRGRFDAWVFRIVANGCKDWLKNIRRTHLSYEEDDQPSGLETPEEELDRGEMRRDLDGALQALPSSLREAFVMKHVEGRSYEEMAELLDATVGALKMRVHRAREALQKLLEDRYS encoded by the coding sequence GTGCCACAGACCAGCACCGAGCCTACTGCTCCCGACGAATCGTTCGACGCCGATCAAGCGGTCATCGACCGCGTGCTCGCCGGTGACCGCAATGCCTTCGGCATCCTGATCGAGCGCTACAGCGATCCGCTGTATCGCCACGCCTACGGGATGACGGGCAGCGCGGACGTGGCGGAGGACATCCTGCAGGTCTCGTTCATCAAGGCGTTCCATCACCTGGGTGAGGTCCGAGGCCGGTTCGATGCCTGGGTGTTCCGGATCGTGGCGAACGGGTGCAAGGACTGGCTCAAGAACATCCGGCGCACGCACCTCAGTTACGAAGAGGACGATCAACCGTCTGGATTGGAGACCCCCGAGGAAGAGTTGGACCGGGGGGAGATGCGCCGGGATCTCGACGGCGCGTTGCAGGCCCTCCCGTCCTCACTGCGGGAAGCGTTCGTGATGAAGCACGTCGAAGGTCGGTCGTACGAAGAGATGGCCGAGCTGCTCGACGCGACGGTCGGTGCCCTGAAGATGCGTGTCCATCGCGCCCGTGAGGCGCTGCAGAAGCTCCTGGAGGATCGATACTCGTGA
- a CDS encoding DinB family protein, with product MTSHRAQRPSPDEYPSFYAGYVSQVPDGDVVEALIGGAEIAAALLHDLDEERGDHAYAPGKWTLKEVLLHCADAERIFVYRALRIARGDQTPLPGWDENTYAPMSGAGARSMDSIMDELESVREASVTLFHGLPEEAWTRAGTANGKPITVRAIAWITAGHLLHHLGVVQERYLG from the coding sequence GTGACCTCGCATCGCGCACAGCGCCCCTCCCCGGACGAGTACCCGTCGTTCTATGCCGGATACGTCTCGCAGGTCCCGGACGGCGACGTCGTCGAGGCGCTCATCGGCGGCGCCGAGATCGCCGCGGCGCTCCTGCACGACCTCGACGAGGAGCGCGGCGACCACGCCTACGCGCCGGGGAAGTGGACGCTCAAGGAGGTCCTCCTCCACTGCGCCGACGCCGAGCGGATCTTCGTGTACCGCGCGCTCCGCATCGCGCGCGGCGACCAGACGCCGCTCCCGGGCTGGGACGAGAACACCTACGCCCCGATGAGCGGCGCGGGCGCGAGGTCGATGGACTCGATCATGGACGAGCTCGAGTCAGTGCGCGAGGCCTCGGTCACGCTCTTTCATGGCCTCCCCGAGGAGGCGTGGACGCGCGCAGGCACCGCCAACGGCAAGCCGATCACGGTGCGCGCGATCGCCTGGATCACGGCGGGGCATCTGTTGCACCACCTGGGGGTCGTGCAGGAGCGATATCTAGGATGA
- the lpdA gene encoding dihydrolipoyl dehydrogenase codes for MPDPILSPDVVVIGGGPGGYVASIRAAQLGLSVVCVEADKTLGGTCVNVGCIPSKALLGSSEHYDFARHHAAEHGIDFTGVSFDLARMMKRKDDVVAQNTKGVEFLFKKNKVTWAKGFGTLKAGNAVEVRAADGAVTSYAAKHVIIATGSVPMELPFLKFDEERIHSNVGALRIPEVPKHLIVIGGGVIGLELGSVWRRLGAQVTVIEYAPTILPGNDADVIKDATRIFTKQGLTLHTGTKVTGGHRDGARVVITTERDGAAQTFEADHVLVSIGRRPSLSGIDAVALGLRLGARGEIVVDDQLRTNLPNVFAIGDAVGGKLLAHKAEDEGVIAAEVIAGKRVHMHYHNMPGVVYTWPEIATCGQTEAEVKASGRAYKVGKFPFSANGRARTMGNTDGFVKFVTDAATDEILGCHMIGPNVSDLLSEVVLAMEYRGTADDIGGTVHSHPTLSEVVKEAALGALGRALHV; via the coding sequence ATGCCCGACCCGATCCTCTCCCCCGACGTCGTCGTCATCGGCGGCGGCCCCGGCGGCTACGTCGCCTCGATCCGCGCCGCGCAGCTCGGCCTCTCGGTGGTCTGCGTCGAAGCCGACAAGACCCTCGGCGGCACCTGCGTCAACGTCGGCTGCATCCCGTCCAAGGCCCTCCTCGGCTCGTCGGAGCACTACGACTTCGCCCGGCACCACGCCGCCGAGCACGGGATCGACTTCACCGGCGTCTCGTTCGACCTCGCGCGCATGATGAAGCGCAAGGACGACGTCGTCGCGCAGAACACCAAGGGGGTCGAGTTCCTCTTCAAGAAGAACAAGGTCACCTGGGCCAAGGGCTTCGGGACGCTCAAGGCCGGCAACGCCGTCGAGGTGCGCGCCGCCGACGGCGCCGTGACCAGCTACGCCGCGAAGCACGTCATCATCGCCACCGGCTCCGTGCCGATGGAGCTCCCCTTCCTCAAGTTCGACGAAGAGCGGATCCACTCGAACGTCGGAGCGCTGAGGATCCCCGAGGTGCCCAAGCACCTCATCGTGATCGGCGGCGGAGTGATCGGCCTCGAGCTCGGCTCCGTCTGGCGCCGCCTCGGCGCGCAGGTCACCGTGATCGAGTACGCGCCGACCATCCTCCCCGGCAACGACGCCGACGTCATCAAGGACGCGACGCGGATCTTCACCAAGCAGGGGCTCACGCTCCACACCGGCACCAAGGTGACCGGCGGCCACCGCGATGGTGCGCGCGTGGTGATCACCACCGAGAGGGATGGCGCGGCGCAGACGTTCGAGGCCGACCATGTGCTCGTGTCGATCGGCCGCCGCCCGTCACTCTCCGGGATCGACGCCGTCGCCCTCGGCCTGCGGCTCGGCGCGCGCGGCGAGATCGTCGTGGATGACCAGCTGCGGACCAACCTGCCGAACGTCTTCGCCATCGGCGACGCGGTCGGCGGCAAGCTGCTCGCGCACAAGGCCGAGGACGAGGGTGTGATCGCCGCCGAGGTGATCGCCGGCAAGCGGGTGCACATGCACTACCACAACATGCCGGGCGTGGTCTACACCTGGCCCGAGATCGCGACCTGCGGCCAGACCGAGGCCGAGGTGAAGGCGAGCGGACGCGCGTACAAGGTGGGGAAGTTCCCGTTCTCGGCGAACGGCCGTGCGCGCACCATGGGCAACACCGACGGCTTCGTGAAGTTCGTCACCGACGCCGCGACCGACGAGATCCTCGGCTGCCACATGATCGGCCCCAACGTGAGCGACCTGTTGAGCGAGGTCGTGCTGGCGATGGAGTACCGCGGCACGGCGGACGACATCGGCGGGACGGTGCACTCGCACCCGACGCTCAGCGAGGTCGTGAAGGAAGCGGCGCTGGGGGCGCTGGGAAGGGCGTTGCACGTCTGA
- a CDS encoding GxxExxY protein, with protein sequence MMRDQVSHAVIGAAIAVHRELGPGLLESVYSACLCHELRRRGVPFARQVRVPVRYAGELVDASFRLDLLVNGQLIVELKSVDLLLEVHRAQLITYLKLTGIRRGLLINFNVLRLTEGISRLVV encoded by the coding sequence GTGATGCGCGATCAGGTCAGTCATGCGGTGATCGGGGCGGCGATCGCGGTGCACAGGGAGCTCGGGCCAGGCTTGCTGGAATCGGTATACTCTGCCTGCCTCTGCCACGAACTGCGAAGGCGCGGCGTGCCGTTCGCACGGCAGGTCAGGGTCCCGGTGCGGTACGCCGGCGAGCTCGTGGACGCCTCCTTTCGCTTGGACTTGCTGGTGAACGGCCAACTCATCGTGGAGCTCAAGTCAGTCGATCTCCTGCTCGAGGTGCACCGTGCGCAGTTGATCACCTATCTCAAACTGACTGGCATCCGTCGTGGCCTCCTCATCAACTTCAACGTCCTGAGATTGACGGAGGGCATCAGCCGCCTGGTCGTCTGA
- a CDS encoding glycosyltransferase family 2 protein, with product MPTISLLTCTRNPDPDTLRRVLVGIEALKVPAGWTREFVLVDSASAHPLAERAEERLFVEREPWARIVRCEEPGLSVARRAGIAATTGEVLVWFDDDNVPEPDYLVQVASAAAAHPEVSVWGAGTIVVEYTGPVAHWIERDMRPFFQERAHGHDEFGRAMTWAPYFPVGSGLVTRRAAAERWATATTSGRYTLTGRRGEALSAGDDAQIIFGAVAAGEQVGVVARQALRHLIPPSRCTGDYLARMEFGISASLRIARAECFPGEASLRGEADLSLVDAARAALAALPAHGVIDGPRHARLELARRLGAIAGACQADGRPEPEWLRAAVAMLGLR from the coding sequence ATGCCGACGATCTCGCTCCTGACCTGCACCCGCAACCCGGACCCTGACACCCTCCGCCGGGTGCTGGTCGGCATCGAGGCACTCAAGGTCCCGGCCGGCTGGACGCGCGAGTTCGTGCTCGTCGACTCGGCCAGCGCGCATCCCCTCGCCGAGCGGGCGGAGGAGCGGCTCTTCGTCGAGCGTGAGCCCTGGGCGCGCATCGTGCGCTGCGAGGAGCCCGGCCTCTCGGTCGCGCGGCGCGCGGGGATCGCCGCGACGACCGGCGAGGTGCTCGTCTGGTTCGACGACGACAACGTCCCCGAGCCCGACTATCTCGTCCAAGTCGCGTCCGCGGCCGCCGCGCACCCAGAGGTCTCCGTCTGGGGCGCCGGCACCATCGTCGTCGAGTACACGGGGCCTGTCGCGCACTGGATCGAACGCGACATGCGCCCCTTCTTCCAGGAGCGCGCGCACGGGCACGACGAATTCGGCCGCGCGATGACCTGGGCACCGTACTTCCCCGTCGGGTCGGGACTCGTCACGCGCCGCGCCGCGGCGGAGCGGTGGGCGACGGCTACGACGAGCGGCCGCTACACCCTCACCGGTCGCCGCGGCGAGGCGCTCTCGGCGGGCGACGACGCGCAGATCATCTTCGGCGCGGTGGCCGCGGGCGAGCAGGTGGGCGTGGTCGCGCGGCAGGCGCTGCGGCACCTCATCCCGCCGTCGCGCTGCACCGGCGATTACCTCGCGCGGATGGAGTTCGGGATCTCGGCCTCGCTGCGCATCGCGCGCGCCGAGTGCTTCCCGGGCGAGGCGAGCCTGCGCGGCGAGGCCGACCTCTCGCTCGTCGATGCGGCGCGCGCGGCCCTCGCGGCGTTGCCGGCGCATGGCGTGATCGACGGGCCGCGCCATGCGCGTCTCGAGCTCGCGCGCCGACTCGGTGCCATCGCTGGGGCCTGCCAAGCGGACGGCCGCCCGGAGCCGGAGTGGCTGCGGGCGGCCGTGGCGATGCTCGGGCTGCGCTGA
- the odhB gene encoding 2-oxoglutarate dehydrogenase complex dihydrolipoyllysine-residue succinyltransferase — protein MIPIKVPPLGESITEATISRWNKKEGDAVAIGETLVELETDKITVEVPALNAGVLVKRLKQEGDVVQLAELLAELDETATASAAAPAEAPAKPTVSPVPPVVQAVTVPAPASPAPDLRTAPSAQRLAAEQGVDLRTVQGTGRGGVISKPDVIAAMDAPKPSAPPSSVPSVPSVVKAVAVPAPGLRETREKMTTRRKRIADNLLNAQHSTAHLTTFNEIDMSAVSTFRERMKERVEKEHGVKLSFMPFFAKAACMALKAFPVVNAQIDGDSVIYKHYVNLGIAVASDAGLVVPNVKDADRMGMIGFSKAMNAVAKRARDGKLTMDDLTGGTFTITNGGVFGSLISTPIINFPQVAILGLHKTQDRAMVVNGQVVVRPMMYVALSYDHRIIDGQQAVLFLVRVKELMEDPAAMLIDD, from the coding sequence ATGATCCCCATCAAGGTCCCGCCGCTCGGCGAGAGCATCACTGAAGCGACCATCTCCCGCTGGAACAAGAAGGAGGGCGATGCGGTCGCGATCGGCGAGACGCTGGTCGAACTGGAGACGGATAAGATCACCGTCGAGGTGCCGGCGCTCAATGCCGGCGTCCTCGTGAAGCGCCTGAAGCAGGAAGGCGACGTGGTGCAGCTGGCGGAACTGCTCGCCGAACTCGACGAGACCGCGACGGCCTCCGCCGCCGCCCCCGCTGAAGCGCCCGCGAAGCCCACTGTGTCCCCTGTGCCCCCTGTGGTTCAGGCTGTTACCGTGCCGGCTCCCGCATCCCCCGCCCCCGACCTCCGCACCGCCCCGAGCGCCCAGCGCCTCGCCGCGGAACAGGGCGTGGACCTCCGGACCGTCCAAGGCACCGGCCGCGGCGGCGTGATCAGCAAGCCCGACGTGATCGCCGCGATGGACGCCCCGAAGCCCTCGGCTCCGCCGTCCTCTGTGCCCTCTGTGCCCTCTGTGGTGAAGGCCGTTGCCGTTCCCGCACCCGGCCTCCGCGAGACCCGCGAGAAGATGACGACGCGCCGCAAGCGCATCGCCGACAATCTCCTCAACGCCCAGCACTCCACCGCGCACCTCACGACGTTCAACGAGATCGACATGTCCGCCGTGTCGACCTTCCGCGAGCGGATGAAGGAGCGCGTCGAGAAGGAACATGGCGTGAAGCTCAGCTTCATGCCGTTCTTCGCCAAGGCCGCATGCATGGCGCTCAAGGCCTTCCCGGTGGTCAACGCGCAGATCGACGGCGACTCCGTCATCTACAAGCACTACGTGAACCTCGGCATCGCCGTCGCCAGCGACGCGGGCCTCGTCGTGCCGAACGTGAAGGACGCCGACCGGATGGGGATGATCGGCTTCTCCAAGGCGATGAATGCCGTCGCCAAGCGCGCGCGCGACGGCAAGCTGACGATGGACGACCTCACCGGCGGCACGTTCACGATCACGAACGGCGGCGTGTTCGGCTCGCTCATCTCCACGCCGATCATCAACTTCCCGCAGGTCGCGATCCTCGGGCTCCACAAGACGCAGGACCGCGCGATGGTCGTGAACGGCCAGGTCGTCGTCCGCCCGATGATGTACGTCGCCCTCAGCTACGACCACCGGATCATCGACGGGCAGCAGGCCGTGCTCTTCCTCGTCCGCGTGAAGGAGCTGATGGAGGACCCCGCCGCGATGCTGATCGACGACTGA
- a CDS encoding zinc-binding dehydrogenase, whose translation MRALTIDAHGGLDQLRYRDDLAAPVLPEAGHVRVRLRAAALNRLDLWTLGGLPGVTITPPWILGGDGMGVVAEVSPDVTEVAVGTRVMINPGLSCRACDFCRRGEHSLCIRFQLLGEHAPGTLAEEIVLPATNVQPVPDGVSDEVAAAFTLATLTAWRMCVTRAQVQPGETVLIWGIGGGVALAALQICKARGAHVIVTSGSEAKLARARALGADDGLDHHMKDLGLEVRKRTGRRGADVIIDSTGQRTWDQSLLALGRGGRLVTCGGTTGPTLAMDVRRLFWHQWTIMGSTMGNAAEFAAIGAELAAGRLVPPIDSVHPLADARAAFARLESGAQFGKVVVRIAP comes from the coding sequence GTGCGGGCACTCACCATCGACGCCCATGGCGGATTGGACCAGCTCCGCTACCGCGATGACCTCGCCGCGCCGGTGCTGCCGGAGGCGGGGCATGTGCGCGTGCGTCTCCGCGCGGCGGCCCTCAATCGCCTCGACCTCTGGACGCTCGGCGGACTGCCGGGCGTGACGATCACGCCACCCTGGATCCTCGGCGGCGACGGGATGGGCGTCGTCGCCGAGGTCTCGCCGGACGTGACCGAGGTCGCGGTCGGGACGCGCGTGATGATCAATCCGGGGCTCTCCTGCCGCGCCTGCGACTTCTGCCGCCGCGGCGAGCACTCGCTCTGCATCCGCTTCCAGCTCCTCGGCGAGCATGCGCCGGGCACCCTCGCCGAGGAGATCGTGCTCCCCGCGACGAACGTGCAGCCCGTGCCGGACGGTGTGAGCGACGAGGTCGCGGCGGCCTTCACGCTCGCGACGCTCACCGCCTGGCGGATGTGCGTCACGCGCGCGCAGGTGCAGCCAGGCGAGACGGTGCTCATCTGGGGGATCGGCGGCGGCGTGGCGCTCGCGGCGCTCCAGATCTGCAAGGCGCGCGGCGCGCACGTCATCGTGACCTCGGGGAGCGAGGCGAAGCTCGCGCGGGCCCGCGCGCTCGGGGCCGACGACGGCCTCGACCATCACATGAAGGACCTCGGGCTCGAGGTGCGGAAGCGCACGGGCCGCAGGGGCGCGGACGTGATCATCGACTCCACCGGGCAGCGCACCTGGGACCAGTCGCTCCTCGCGCTCGGGCGTGGCGGGCGGCTCGTCACCTGCGGCGGCACCACGGGGCCCACGCTCGCGATGGACGTGCGTCGCCTCTTCTGGCACCAGTGGACGATCATGGGCTCGACGATGGGGAACGCGGCCGAGTTCGCGGCGATCGGCGCGGAGCTCGCGGCGGGGCGGCTCGTGCCGCCGATCGACTCGGTGCATCCGCTCGCCGACGCGCGCGCGGCCTTCGCGCGCCTCGAGAGCGGGGCGCAGTTCGGGAAGGTCGTCGTGCGGATCGCACCATGA
- a CDS encoding mechanosensitive ion channel, whose translation MTFYDRLLESLQRIWQFIPSMFAAGVVLAIGFFIAKLAQRGVGSILRRIHLNDVLKRGGIPARDHTGAPVNPTRVVANLVFWFVLFTAMLVAADALGIDYLGQVFSELVSYIPSVIAAIVIVILGIVLGDFVGALILASTPRLDGGPMLARAGKGGVILLAVFMSLQELGVATDIVTTAFAIIFGAIALALALSFGLGNRDLAGEVTRAWYERWRAERDAIAAENERDDFDAGSGTRG comes from the coding sequence GTGACGTTCTACGATCGGCTCCTCGAGAGCCTCCAGCGCATCTGGCAGTTCATCCCGTCGATGTTCGCGGCGGGCGTGGTGCTCGCGATCGGGTTCTTCATCGCGAAGCTCGCGCAGCGGGGCGTGGGGAGCATCCTGCGGCGGATCCACCTGAACGACGTGCTCAAGCGCGGCGGCATCCCCGCGCGCGACCATACGGGCGCGCCGGTGAACCCCACGCGTGTCGTGGCGAACCTCGTCTTCTGGTTCGTGCTCTTCACCGCGATGCTCGTCGCCGCCGACGCGCTGGGGATCGACTACCTCGGGCAGGTGTTCAGCGAGCTCGTGAGCTACATCCCGAGCGTGATCGCGGCGATCGTGATCGTGATCCTCGGCATCGTGCTCGGTGATTTCGTGGGGGCGCTCATCCTCGCGAGCACGCCGCGGCTGGACGGCGGCCCGATGCTCGCGCGCGCGGGGAAGGGCGGGGTGATCCTGCTCGCGGTGTTCATGTCGCTGCAGGAACTGGGCGTGGCGACGGACATCGTCACGACGGCGTTCGCGATCATCTTCGGCGCGATCGCGCTGGCGCTGGCGCTCTCGTTCGGGCTGGGGAACCGCGACCTCGCGGGCGAGGTGACGCGGGCCTGGTACGAGCGGTGGCGCGCCGAGCGGGACGCGATCGCGGCGGAGAACGAGCGGGACGACTTCGATGCGGGGAGCGGGACGCGGGGCTGA